A portion of the Lolium rigidum isolate FL_2022 chromosome 1, APGP_CSIRO_Lrig_0.1, whole genome shotgun sequence genome contains these proteins:
- the LOC124667467 gene encoding hydroxycinnamoyltransferase 4-like has translation MGSGSAVRVVESCLVAPSDETPRRGLWLSPLDLVLVNRGYTPLVHVYGASDDVAGFFDVARLKESMAKALVPFYPLAGRLALDPNGRVEIDCNAEGALFLVARSDDHTVEDFFSDPSPSPELTKLFAPRVQPPSIMLAIQVTFLRCGGVVFGTAVHHAVVDGSSMFHFTRTWASYCRDGEAAVVEVPPCHDRALLRARSPPVIHPETVPMFSSNLTMHDCVDRSGKSVPATEVFTISGDQLRALKRHCGGASTFCAVSALVWRCVCVARGLDSDATTRLKFRVDIRRRLTPPLPDGYFGNGVVNVFATASVKDVVSGTLASVAFRVKATTERLNDDEVLRSAVDYFETTAAEKGMRAAEDRGNLPETEVRINSWFHMPMYDTDFGWGKPRMTTRAEAERAGWVYLLAAGGGGARVLLSLEAATLSKFEVVLRRVLVTASERARL, from the exons ATGGGTTCGGGATCAGCAGTGCGAGTGGTAGAGTCCTGCCTCGTAGCGCCGAGCGACGAGACGCCGCGGCGAGGGCTGTGGCTCTCCCCGCTGGATCTGGTGCTGGTCAATCGAGGCTACACCCCGCTCGTCCACGTCTACGGCGCCAGCGACGACGTCGCCGGCTTCTTTGACGTGGCCAGGCTCAAGGAGTCCATGGCGAAGGCGCTGGTGCCCTTCTACCCTCTCGCCGGCCGTCTCGCCCTGGATCCCAACGGCCGCGTCGAGATCGACTGCAATGCGGAGGGCGCGCTCTTCCTGGTCGCCCGCTCCGACGACCACACCGTCGAGGACTTCTTCAGCGACCCGTCCCCGTCACCGGAGCTAACCAAGCTGTTCGCTCCTCGCGTTCAACCGCCGTCCATTATGTTGGCCATACAG GTGACCTTCTTGAGGTGTGGCGGTGTCGTGTTCGGGACAGCGgtgcaccacgccgtcgtcgacgGCTCCAGCATGTTCCATTTCACCCGGACGTGGGCGAGCTACTGTAGGGACGGCGAGGCCGCCGTGGTAGAGGTACCCCCGTGCCACGACCGCGCCCTCCTGCGCGCCCGCTCCCCGCCCGTCATCCACCCGGAGACCGTCCCGATGTTCTCCAGCAACCTGACCATGCACGACTGCGTCGACCGGTCAGGGAAATCCGTCCCCGCGACAGAGGTTTTCACCATCTCCGGTGACCAGCTACGCGCCCTCAAGCGTCACTGCGGTGGCGCCAGCACGTTCTGCGCCGTGAGCGCCCTCGTGTGGCGGTGCGTGTGCGTGGCCCGCGGCCTGGACTCCGACGCCACCACGCGCTTGAAATTCCGGGTGGACATCAGGCGCCGCCTCACGCCGCCTCTCCCGGACGGCTACTTCGGCAACGGGGTCGTCAACGTGTTCGCCACCGCGTCCGTGAAGGACGTGGTCTCGGGGACGCTGGCCTCCGTCGCCTTCCGAGTTAAAGCCACGACGGAGCGGCTCAACGACGACGAGGTGCTGAGGTCGGCGGTGGACTACTTCGAGACGACGGCGGCGGAGAAAGGCATGCGGGCGGCGGAGGACAGAGGGAACCTGCCGGAGACGGAGGTGAGGATCAACAGCTGGTTCCACATGCCCATGTACGACACCGACTTCGGGTGGGGGAAGCCGCGCATGACGACGCGGGCGGAGGCCGAGCGCGCCGGCTGGGTGTACCTGCTGGCtgcaggtggcggcggcgcgcgggtgctCCTCTCCTTGGAGGCGGCTACTCTAAGCAAGTTCGAGGTTGTTCTACGCCGAGTTCTAGTCACAGCCAGCGAACGTGCTAGACTCTGA